In Thermosynechococcus sichuanensis E542, a single genomic region encodes these proteins:
- a CDS encoding HEAT repeat domain-containing protein, giving the protein MDDNDFPLLDTSEDALAALPSEESDRPDPEAMLPLLTSADVTERMLAARAFCELQDERATPYLMNLLQEPCPLVRVSAAYALGRNPSLAAVDALIQQLERDWNGYVRKGIVWALGNCGVRFPLPEIYRRTLDPLIRALQTDISAVRLWAASSLGQVAEASEEAAMVAIPALALALAQDAIAAVRSNCAWALGHACRKIPLGPLYTQAIDQLIAALRDSDMGVQEDAKAALFKLGDARGLQAIEDLQLEAFG; this is encoded by the coding sequence ATGGATGACAATGATTTCCCCCTTCTGGACACCTCAGAGGATGCACTAGCAGCGCTGCCGAGTGAGGAGAGCGATCGCCCCGATCCCGAAGCCATGTTGCCTCTGCTGACCTCCGCCGATGTGACGGAGCGGATGTTGGCGGCGCGCGCCTTTTGCGAATTACAGGATGAACGTGCCACACCCTATCTCATGAATCTCCTGCAAGAACCCTGTCCTCTTGTCCGTGTTAGTGCTGCCTATGCCCTTGGCCGTAACCCCAGTTTGGCAGCGGTAGATGCCCTCATTCAGCAATTGGAGCGGGACTGGAATGGCTATGTCCGCAAAGGTATTGTTTGGGCGTTGGGCAACTGTGGGGTGCGCTTTCCCTTGCCAGAAATTTATCGCCGTACCCTTGATCCCCTGATTCGTGCCCTGCAAACGGATATTTCTGCTGTGCGCCTGTGGGCGGCTAGCTCCTTAGGTCAGGTGGCCGAAGCCAGTGAAGAAGCGGCGATGGTTGCCATTCCTGCCCTTGCCCTTGCCTTGGCTCAGGACGCGATCGCTGCTGTGCGCAGTAACTGTGCTTGGGCCTTAGGTCATGCCTGTCGCAAAATTCCCCTTGGGCCTCTTTACACGCAAGCTATTGATCAACTGATTGCCGCGCTGCGGGACAGTGATATGGGTGTCCAAGAAGATGCCAAAGCAGCGCTGTTTAAGCTGGGGGATGCGCGGGGACTGCAAGCGATCGAAGACCTGCAACTAGAAGCCTTTGGCTAG
- a CDS encoding ABC transporter ATP-binding protein: MAEPLVELRGVCKSFGNKHVLNDVDLVIYPQDALVILGPSGTGKSTILRIIAGLLAPDKGEVYVAGQRRQGLRQDGLCRLRMSMVFQQSALFDSLTVAENVGFYLYQHTRLPEARIREIVSEKLAMVGLSGMEDLYPAQLSGGMRKRVSFARAIVDNPEDPDDDPYLLLYDEPTAGLDPIASTVIEDLIRDLREKTGHAYVVVTHQNSTIERTGDRLILLYQGRICWQGTHAEARTTDNPYLRQFLSGDVNGPIRVIDQVGTAAL; this comes from the coding sequence ATGGCCGAACCACTGGTAGAGCTGCGCGGTGTCTGCAAATCCTTTGGCAATAAGCATGTCCTCAATGATGTGGATTTAGTCATCTATCCCCAAGATGCCCTTGTGATTCTCGGCCCCTCTGGCACGGGCAAGTCAACGATTCTGCGGATTATTGCTGGGTTACTCGCTCCCGATAAAGGGGAAGTCTATGTCGCTGGTCAACGGCGTCAAGGGTTGCGCCAAGATGGTCTGTGCCGGTTGCGCATGAGCATGGTCTTTCAGCAATCGGCCCTCTTTGACTCCCTCACGGTTGCTGAGAATGTCGGCTTTTACCTGTACCAACACACCCGTTTGCCCGAAGCCCGCATTCGCGAAATTGTCAGTGAAAAACTGGCGATGGTCGGCCTCTCTGGCATGGAAGACCTCTACCCAGCGCAGTTATCTGGGGGGATGCGCAAGCGAGTCAGCTTTGCCCGCGCCATTGTGGATAATCCAGAAGACCCCGATGATGATCCCTATCTCCTGCTTTACGATGAGCCAACGGCGGGGCTAGATCCCATTGCCTCAACAGTGATTGAGGATTTGATTCGCGACTTACGGGAGAAGACGGGCCATGCCTACGTTGTGGTCACCCACCAAAACAGTACAATTGAGCGCACAGGCGATCGCCTGATTCTCCTCTACCAAGGTCGCATTTGTTGGCAGGGCACCCATGCCGAAGCCCGCACGACCGATAATCCCTACCTACGGCAGTTTCTCAGTGGTGATGTCAATGGTCCCATTCGCGTCATTGATCAAGTGGGTACCGCTGCTTTATAA
- the pdxH gene encoding pyridoxamine 5'-phosphate oxidase — protein MTSIADLRRDYRRQRLLESEAAEDPIEQFRLWFTDAVNAELPEPNAMTLATIGLDGMPAARLVLLKEVDDRGFVFFTNYRSRKGLELAAHPKAALVFWWAELERQVRIEGNVEQISAAESDAYFQSRPLGSRWGAWASQQSEILESYAELEARLAEVEARYGENVPRPAHWGGYRVLPTLIEFWQGRPNRLHDRLCYRRQGDHWQRVRLYP, from the coding sequence ATGACCAGCATTGCTGATCTGCGCCGTGATTACCGTCGTCAACGTCTCCTCGAAAGTGAGGCGGCTGAGGATCCGATTGAACAGTTTCGCCTCTGGTTTACGGATGCGGTCAACGCCGAGTTGCCGGAACCCAATGCGATGACCTTGGCCACTATTGGCTTAGATGGTATGCCCGCTGCGCGACTGGTCTTGCTCAAAGAGGTGGACGATCGCGGGTTTGTCTTTTTTACGAACTATCGCAGTCGCAAGGGTCTAGAACTAGCCGCCCATCCCAAGGCGGCGCTTGTTTTTTGGTGGGCAGAGCTAGAGCGGCAGGTGCGCATTGAGGGCAATGTTGAACAAATTAGTGCCGCGGAGTCCGATGCCTATTTCCAGAGTCGGCCTCTGGGTAGCCGTTGGGGGGCATGGGCATCCCAGCAGAGTGAAATTTTAGAGTCCTACGCCGAGCTAGAAGCCCGCCTTGCGGAAGTGGAAGCTCGCTACGGTGAAAATGTCCCCCGGCCAGCGCATTGGGGGGGCTATCGCGTCCTGCCGACTCTGATTGAATTTTGGCAAGGGCGACCCAATCGCCTCCACGATCGCCTGTGCTATCGGCGCCAAGGAGACCACTGGCAGCGGGTGCGTCTCTACCCCTAG
- the serA gene encoding phosphoglycerate dehydrogenase produces MPKVLVSDPIEQVGLDLLAQVAQVDVKVGLSEEELIKIIPEYDALMIRSGTKVTKAVIEAANQLKIIGRAGVGVDNVDVPAATRKGIMVVNSPEGNTIAAAEHTLAMMLSLARHIPDANAAVKAGQWDRKRFTGVEVYKKTLGIIGLGKIGSHVATVARAMGMKLLAYDPYLSTERAEQLGCRLVELDVLFAESDFITLHLPKTPETQHLINAKTIAKMKPTARIINCARGGIIDEAALVEALKTGKLAGAALDVFENEPLEAASPLRELGMEVVLTPHLGASTEEAQVNVAIDVAEQIRDVLLGLPARSAVNIPGLRPDVLEKLAPYMQLAETLGNLVGQLAGGRVESLEVRLQGELATNDSQPIVIAALKGLLSPALRERVNYVNAGLEAKERGIRVVETRDESQRDYAGSLTLIAKSPSETRSVSGALLAHSELRITSIDDFPISVAPTRYMLLTLHRDMPGIIGKIGTQLGSFNVNIASMQVGRKMVRGNAVMVISLDDPLPEGLLEEILKVPGIRDAYIVNL; encoded by the coding sequence ATGCCCAAAGTTCTGGTTTCCGATCCCATTGAACAGGTGGGGCTTGATTTGCTTGCCCAAGTGGCACAGGTCGATGTCAAAGTTGGCCTCTCAGAAGAAGAACTGATCAAAATCATTCCCGAATACGATGCCCTGATGATTCGATCGGGAACCAAGGTGACAAAGGCAGTCATTGAAGCGGCCAACCAACTGAAAATTATTGGTCGTGCTGGAGTGGGTGTAGATAACGTCGATGTGCCTGCGGCCACCCGCAAAGGAATCATGGTGGTTAATTCCCCGGAGGGCAATACCATTGCTGCTGCGGAGCATACCTTGGCAATGATGCTCTCCTTGGCGCGGCATATTCCCGATGCCAATGCTGCGGTGAAAGCAGGTCAATGGGATCGCAAGCGCTTTACGGGTGTAGAGGTTTACAAGAAAACCCTTGGCATTATTGGCTTGGGCAAAATCGGCTCCCATGTGGCCACGGTTGCGCGTGCAATGGGGATGAAACTTCTTGCCTATGACCCCTATCTTTCAACGGAGCGAGCCGAACAACTGGGCTGCCGCCTAGTGGAATTGGATGTTCTTTTTGCCGAGTCGGACTTTATTACGCTGCACTTGCCGAAAACCCCCGAAACGCAGCATCTGATTAACGCCAAAACCATTGCCAAGATGAAGCCCACAGCCCGCATTATTAACTGTGCGCGGGGCGGCATTATTGATGAGGCAGCGCTGGTGGAGGCGCTCAAGACGGGTAAGCTGGCGGGGGCTGCCCTTGATGTCTTTGAAAATGAACCCCTTGAGGCGGCGTCGCCGCTGCGTGAGTTGGGGATGGAAGTCGTCTTGACCCCTCATTTGGGGGCTTCCACGGAAGAAGCACAGGTAAACGTGGCCATTGATGTTGCTGAACAAATTCGGGATGTGCTCCTAGGGTTGCCGGCGCGATCGGCAGTGAATATTCCGGGTCTGCGTCCCGATGTCCTCGAGAAACTAGCGCCCTACATGCAGTTGGCAGAAACCCTCGGTAACCTTGTGGGGCAATTGGCGGGTGGTCGCGTTGAGTCTCTGGAAGTCCGTTTGCAAGGGGAACTGGCCACCAATGATAGTCAACCGATTGTGATTGCTGCGCTCAAGGGTCTGCTCTCTCCAGCCTTGCGGGAGCGGGTCAACTACGTGAATGCTGGCTTAGAAGCCAAGGAACGGGGAATTCGGGTTGTCGAAACTCGGGATGAGTCGCAGCGGGATTATGCGGGGTCACTAACGCTGATTGCCAAGAGTCCCTCGGAAACCCGCTCGGTGTCTGGTGCCTTGCTGGCTCACAGTGAATTGCGGATCACCAGCATTGATGATTTTCCGATCAGTGTGGCGCCAACCCGTTACATGCTGCTGACACTGCACCGCGATATGCCGGGCATTATTGGTAAAATTGGCACCCAGTTGGGGAGCTTCAATGTCAACATTGCCAGTATGCAGGTGGGACGCAAGATGGTGCGTGGCAACGCAGTGATGGTGATTAGCCTCGATGATCCCCTACCGGAAGGCCTTTTGGAGGAAATCCTGAAAGTGCCCGGCATCCGTGATGCCTATATCGTGAATCTGTAG
- a CDS encoding urease subunit beta — protein MIPGELIPAEGTIELNAGRPTVTLTVANTGDRPIQVGSHYHFSEVNPALQFDRQQARGMRLDIPAGTAIRFEPGDERVVQLVAFGGSRQIYGFRGEVNGSL, from the coding sequence ATGATTCCCGGTGAACTCATTCCCGCAGAGGGAACCATTGAACTCAATGCTGGCCGGCCAACAGTGACGTTAACGGTGGCCAATACGGGCGATCGCCCCATTCAAGTGGGATCTCACTACCACTTTTCCGAAGTCAATCCTGCCCTCCAGTTCGATCGCCAACAGGCGCGCGGAATGCGCTTAGATATTCCTGCTGGCACCGCCATTCGTTTTGAGCCGGGGGATGAGCGGGTAGTGCAACTGGTGGCCTTTGGCGGCAGTCGCCAGATCTATGGCTTTCGCGGTGAAGTCAACGGTTCGCTCTAG
- a CDS encoding glycosyltransferase family 4 protein: protein MALHIAWLGKKSPPCGNVTYSREITNGLLDRGYQVSFLHFAQEDEQEAENEGEMPDVTLPCLYKSQVYTLPSLRANKVLVESLKKLKPDIVHASLTLSPLDFFLPDICEELNIPLVATFHPAYSEKYRTLTAGTALMTYQLYAPFLARYDRVIVFSQSQKDLLIRLGVGAETLRVIPNGVDTRKYTPGPSTAKEEFKARYLYIYQGRMAIEKNVEALLRSWCAAEMPADCKLLMVGGGALMPSLMANYGPDQNILWLGSIVDDQERLQILRGCDVFILPSQIEGLSLSLLEAMACGLACLATDVGADGEVLTGAGIVLNPQYVKTQLQTLLPIFYQHPEMIPLLGDKARKRVLEHYSLSHNLDRLEACYQELIASYSRSRVKVKS from the coding sequence GTGGCTTTACACATCGCGTGGCTTGGCAAAAAATCTCCCCCCTGCGGCAATGTCACCTATAGTCGTGAAATTACCAATGGACTATTGGATCGCGGTTATCAGGTGAGCTTTCTGCATTTTGCCCAAGAGGATGAACAGGAAGCTGAGAACGAAGGGGAGATGCCAGATGTGACGCTCCCTTGCCTGTATAAATCACAAGTCTATACCCTGCCCTCCCTGCGAGCCAACAAAGTTCTCGTTGAATCCCTCAAGAAACTCAAACCCGATATTGTTCACGCCTCATTGACTCTTTCCCCCCTCGATTTCTTTCTTCCCGACATCTGCGAAGAGTTAAACATTCCCCTAGTCGCCACGTTCCATCCGGCCTACAGCGAAAAGTATCGTACCCTAACGGCGGGCACCGCCCTGATGACCTACCAACTGTATGCCCCCTTTTTGGCTCGCTATGACCGCGTGATTGTCTTTTCCCAATCCCAAAAGGACCTATTAATTCGTCTTGGGGTTGGTGCTGAGACGCTGCGAGTCATTCCGAATGGGGTGGATACGCGCAAATATACACCGGGTCCCTCGACGGCCAAAGAGGAGTTTAAGGCGCGCTACCTCTATATCTATCAGGGACGGATGGCCATTGAAAAAAATGTTGAAGCGCTTCTGCGCTCTTGGTGTGCAGCAGAAATGCCCGCTGATTGTAAGTTGCTCATGGTGGGGGGTGGTGCGCTCATGCCCTCTCTGATGGCCAATTATGGCCCCGATCAAAATATCCTCTGGCTTGGCTCGATTGTTGATGATCAAGAGCGGTTGCAAATTTTGCGCGGCTGTGATGTCTTCATCCTGCCCTCTCAAATTGAGGGATTATCTCTTTCGCTCCTAGAGGCCATGGCCTGTGGTTTGGCCTGCTTGGCCACCGATGTGGGTGCCGATGGTGAAGTCCTCACAGGAGCCGGCATTGTCTTGAATCCCCAGTATGTAAAAACCCAGTTGCAAACGCTCTTGCCCATTTTTTATCAGCATCCGGAAATGATTCCCCTGCTGGGGGACAAAGCCCGCAAACGAGTCCTGGAGCACTATAGCCTCAGTCACAACTTGGATCGCCTAGAGGCCTGTTATCAAGAACTGATAGCTTCCTATTCGCGCTCTAGGGTCAAAGTGAAAAGCTAA
- a CDS encoding RAMP superfamily CRISPR-associated protein: MTSNNPALQRPNSGNRAHTNGGKGGGNAGGNRGTGHTSNPSNGSPPSPWLEHPLDPRPNPAPTAGFVEYLRWMRSPDSPAKDGTKVELVTKAEQGNYSQRLKVLTERTRQIAGQNNCFPVTCPWRIRVGGHRGPESILLPAFDNLGIPYIPSSTLRGVARAQAIREVMENEGVTWAEADKLAGQRYFGYLDSSNPSEKAGKIIFLDAYPLPQQKNGGLAVDMANNLWSWDNGNLKYSANPNVFFSLRETSFLIGIKPTEHCSPEMLHQVKRWLIRGLTQGIGSQVNAGYGVLVELQKHFFSVDFTVKGQLIHGRQKFTRWTWNDRNQQWRMQGQPEDEVRAPAFKSMLRYWFRVFARGVLPPAEVQRLEGLIFGSIQPQPKHGYLRVRVINGQVTQCQARPNQEGKNDPCGVEEGTLMLDYSPEVPDSEKDTLAELVKNLVWLMFHLGGIGQGARRPCYSRKTRNQAPWWRGSNLIAKSGDTFWELPKSAEEFKEKFQQRLQGFYQALGKLGNRIINPTQLLSVGTVSTNQWEEVADKNCRILLCRDHSRGEREKPYGLALLHNFKQNNNYDKNLCGSTGKPSPVWVADLGDYQVITIFGVTKDPRLKFLKHLDESGGCLQLFP; this comes from the coding sequence ATGACTTCCAATAATCCCGCCTTGCAGCGACCCAACTCAGGAAATCGCGCTCATACCAACGGTGGCAAAGGTGGTGGTAACGCTGGCGGTAACCGTGGCACTGGGCATACCTCAAACCCATCGAATGGCTCTCCTCCTTCACCGTGGCTAGAACATCCCCTTGATCCACGTCCCAACCCTGCTCCAACTGCAGGCTTTGTTGAATACCTCCGCTGGATGCGATCGCCCGATAGCCCAGCCAAAGATGGTACGAAAGTTGAATTAGTCACAAAAGCAGAGCAGGGTAACTACAGTCAACGCCTGAAAGTCTTAACAGAGCGAACTCGCCAAATTGCTGGCCAAAACAATTGCTTCCCAGTCACCTGCCCGTGGCGTATCCGCGTTGGTGGCCACCGTGGTCCTGAAAGTATTCTCCTACCTGCCTTTGATAATTTAGGCATTCCCTACATTCCCTCCAGTACCTTGCGGGGTGTGGCGCGTGCCCAAGCCATTCGGGAAGTAATGGAAAATGAAGGCGTAACTTGGGCTGAAGCAGATAAACTCGCGGGTCAGCGTTACTTTGGTTATCTCGACAGCAGTAACCCTAGCGAAAAAGCAGGCAAAATTATTTTCCTTGATGCCTACCCCTTACCCCAACAAAAGAATGGAGGACTAGCAGTGGACATGGCCAATAATCTCTGGTCATGGGACAATGGCAACCTCAAGTACTCCGCCAATCCGAACGTTTTCTTCTCACTGCGAGAAACCTCGTTTCTCATTGGTATCAAGCCCACAGAGCACTGTTCTCCTGAGATGCTCCACCAGGTAAAGCGGTGGTTGATTCGCGGCCTGACCCAAGGGATTGGTTCCCAAGTTAATGCCGGCTACGGTGTTTTAGTGGAACTTCAAAAACACTTCTTTAGCGTAGATTTTACAGTTAAAGGCCAACTCATCCACGGTCGCCAAAAATTTACTAGGTGGACATGGAACGATAGAAATCAACAATGGCGGATGCAGGGGCAACCCGAAGACGAGGTGCGTGCCCCAGCCTTTAAGTCAATGCTACGGTACTGGTTTCGTGTCTTTGCCCGAGGGGTGTTGCCCCCAGCGGAAGTCCAGCGCCTTGAGGGACTGATTTTTGGTTCAATTCAACCGCAACCCAAGCATGGTTATTTGCGGGTACGGGTGATCAACGGTCAAGTGACTCAATGTCAGGCACGCCCCAATCAAGAAGGTAAAAATGATCCCTGCGGTGTAGAAGAGGGGACGCTCATGTTGGACTATTCCCCAGAGGTTCCTGATTCTGAAAAGGATACTTTGGCAGAGTTGGTAAAAAACTTAGTATGGCTGATGTTTCACCTTGGTGGTATTGGTCAAGGGGCGCGTCGTCCTTGCTACTCTCGTAAAACACGTAACCAAGCGCCGTGGTGGCGAGGGTCTAATCTGATTGCTAAAAGCGGCGATACCTTTTGGGAACTCCCCAAGAGTGCCGAGGAATTCAAAGAAAAATTTCAACAGCGACTTCAAGGGTTTTATCAAGCTTTAGGTAAGCTGGGTAATCGCATCATCAACCCTACTCAACTGTTATCCGTTGGCACTGTTAGTACTAACCAATGGGAAGAAGTCGCTGATAAAAACTGCCGTATCCTCCTTTGCAGGGATCATTCCAGAGGGGAAAGGGAAAAGCCCTACGGCCTCGCACTCCTTCACAATTTCAAGCAGAATAACAACTACGACAAAAACCTCTGCGGTTCTACCGGCAAACCCTCTCCCGTTTGGGTTGCTGACTTAGGGGATTACCAAGTTATTACCATTTTTGGTGTTACCAAAGATCCGCGACTCAAGTTTCTGAAACACTTAGATGAGTCTGGAGGATGTTTGCAACTCTTTCCTTAG
- the prmA gene encoding 50S ribosomal protein L11 methyltransferase produces the protein MVQRWWEITVTCQAEAEDIVYWRLQSFGCQGTATQQQQGRVLIQGYVPQQQVTLLDIAALGVWIEQDVVAQGYLSPKLHWQLVNEQDWAHSWQAYWHPIPVGDRLLICPAWETPPLDNTRLVIKLDPGMAFGTGTHETTQLCLEALEMQLDQTFEPLPPTVIADIGCGSGILAIASLLLGAQKAYAVDTSELAVTATQRNAELNGIKPDQLIVRQGSWEQVLELVDGVVCNILAPVIIEILPHLPAIIKPKGWGIFSGILLDQADGVAEQLEQQGWSLGSVWRRHEWCCLNARFERLPN, from the coding sequence GTGGTACAGCGTTGGTGGGAAATTACGGTTACTTGTCAAGCTGAAGCGGAAGACATTGTCTATTGGCGTCTTCAATCCTTTGGCTGTCAAGGAACGGCAACCCAGCAGCAACAGGGGCGAGTGTTGATCCAAGGCTATGTGCCGCAGCAGCAGGTGACCTTACTGGACATTGCTGCCCTAGGGGTTTGGATTGAGCAGGATGTGGTGGCGCAGGGCTATCTCTCGCCAAAACTCCACTGGCAGTTGGTGAATGAGCAGGATTGGGCCCATAGTTGGCAAGCCTACTGGCATCCAATACCGGTGGGCGATCGCCTGCTGATTTGTCCCGCGTGGGAAACCCCGCCCCTCGACAACACCCGCTTGGTGATCAAGCTAGATCCCGGCATGGCCTTTGGTACAGGCACCCATGAAACCACCCAGCTTTGCCTTGAAGCCCTAGAAATGCAATTGGATCAAACCTTTGAGCCGCTACCCCCCACGGTGATTGCCGATATTGGCTGTGGCAGTGGCATTCTGGCGATCGCCAGCCTCTTGCTAGGGGCACAAAAAGCCTATGCTGTGGATACCTCGGAGCTTGCGGTCACCGCCACCCAACGCAATGCTGAACTCAATGGCATTAAACCTGACCAGTTGATCGTCCGCCAAGGCAGTTGGGAGCAAGTCCTCGAACTCGTCGATGGCGTCGTCTGCAACATTCTAGCACCCGTGATTATCGAAATTCTGCCCCACTTGCCGGCAATTATCAAACCCAAGGGCTGGGGCATCTTTAGTGGCATTCTTTTAGATCAGGCGGATGGAGTGGCAGAACAACTGGAACAACAGGGCTGGAGCTTGGGCAGTGTCTGGCGACGGCACGAGTGGTGTTGTCTCAATGCTCGCTTTGAGCGTTTGCCAAATTAG
- a CDS encoding DUF2339 domain-containing protein, which yields MEDRDDLRRRLENLEAAVAALQRSLEILQTAILREDLSASKVPEPSTPSRPSEELAAVVPAPVTEPQTQAAESPSLRPLRPVTPSQADWLQNWELWLNRLGIGLLLLGIGFLFRYAVELGWITDAVLVAMGFVIGTVLMGLGWRLQRRAIFSQFLQGGGLATYYLTIFAAYQFLTVMPWGVAFPLMVLVTLGAFFISLRQNRAIFAVIGVVGGLATPLLLSNPEMSRPLALASYTFLILLGSWAIYAVKGWRSLLLSAFWLGWLMLTVSITVQRLDRVVVLQAILVLTWLGFTVLPLWYQWRDRDSAGELYRPQQPYGQAIALFNPLIALGLSASLWQWSATVTGRGFIVFGGLYFGASVFWRRLPQPWRWVYSLTGLVLIAFGIVVRYYNNRFILAPLAIEGLILHYLSQHYASRTLRIIAHLWWGLLSLGFVGQLLFTAADPPPLLNLAFVTHLVVLGAAAVSIRFLPPPTRPLYWILGYGVTMIWLQHELAPFGTGAATLVWGLFGVGLLIYGLRRDTSAVRTVALITLIITLVRLFFVDLIHLAPVWRVLLFMGFGLIFLLLSYFFRALWRRSPVESSRISEETPSNESEEHP from the coding sequence ATGGAAGATAGGGATGACTTGCGGCGTCGTCTTGAAAACTTAGAAGCCGCTGTGGCTGCCCTTCAGCGATCGCTCGAGATTCTGCAAACTGCCATTCTCCGTGAAGACCTCTCTGCTTCTAAGGTCCCAGAACCTTCCACGCCATCTAGGCCATCTGAGGAACTGGCTGCGGTTGTTCCTGCCCCTGTTACCGAACCGCAAACCCAAGCGGCTGAATCTCCATCGCTGAGACCGTTACGCCCAGTGACGCCTTCGCAAGCGGACTGGCTACAAAATTGGGAACTGTGGCTCAACCGTCTCGGCATTGGCCTGCTGCTGTTGGGGATTGGCTTCCTCTTTCGGTACGCTGTGGAATTGGGCTGGATTACCGATGCGGTTCTGGTGGCTATGGGCTTTGTCATCGGTACGGTGCTGATGGGGTTGGGCTGGCGGTTGCAGCGGCGAGCCATCTTTAGCCAGTTTTTACAGGGGGGTGGCCTCGCGACCTATTACCTGACGATCTTTGCTGCCTATCAGTTTTTGACCGTAATGCCTTGGGGTGTGGCCTTTCCATTGATGGTGTTGGTGACCCTAGGGGCATTTTTCATATCGTTGCGCCAAAATCGAGCCATTTTTGCGGTGATTGGTGTGGTTGGCGGCTTAGCAACCCCTTTGCTGCTCTCCAACCCAGAGATGAGTCGTCCCTTGGCCTTGGCCAGTTATACTTTTTTAATTCTCTTGGGCAGTTGGGCAATTTATGCAGTGAAGGGCTGGCGATCGCTCCTGCTGTCAGCCTTTTGGTTGGGATGGCTGATGTTAACGGTGTCTATTACCGTTCAACGGCTTGATCGAGTGGTGGTGTTGCAGGCGATTCTGGTGTTGACTTGGCTGGGCTTTACGGTATTGCCCCTTTGGTATCAGTGGCGCGATCGCGACAGCGCAGGGGAGCTGTATCGCCCTCAACAGCCCTATGGTCAGGCGATCGCCCTTTTTAACCCGCTGATTGCCCTCGGCTTGAGTGCTTCCCTCTGGCAGTGGTCGGCCACAGTAACGGGGCGGGGGTTTATTGTCTTTGGCGGCCTCTACTTCGGAGCTAGTGTGTTTTGGCGACGCCTGCCGCAACCGTGGCGCTGGGTCTATAGTTTGACGGGACTGGTGCTAATTGCCTTTGGCATTGTTGTTCGCTACTACAACAATCGCTTTATCCTCGCACCGCTGGCGATCGAGGGGTTGATTTTGCATTATCTGAGCCAACACTATGCCTCACGAACCCTGCGCATTATTGCCCATCTTTGGTGGGGACTGCTGAGCCTTGGTTTTGTGGGTCAACTGCTTTTTACCGCTGCTGATCCCCCGCCGCTGTTGAATCTGGCTTTTGTCACTCACCTAGTGGTGCTTGGCGCCGCAGCAGTCAGTATCCGTTTTTTGCCCCCACCCACCCGCCCCCTGTACTGGATCTTGGGCTATGGGGTAACGATGATCTGGCTGCAGCACGAACTAGCGCCCTTTGGTACGGGGGCAGCTACTCTTGTCTGGGGACTTTTTGGCGTGGGACTGCTGATCTATGGGCTGCGACGGGACACCTCAGCGGTACGCACTGTGGCTTTAATCACCCTGATCATTACTTTGGTGCGGCTTTTCTTTGTTGATCTCATCCATCTTGCGCCGGTGTGGCGAGTGCTCCTATTCATGGGGTTTGGTTTGATTTTTTTGTTGCTGAGCTATTTTTTCCGCGCCCTGTGGCGGCGATCGCCCGTGGAATCCTCTAGGATCAGTGAAGAAACCCCAAGCAACGAGTCCGAAGAACACCCATGA